In Pelodiscus sinensis isolate JC-2024 chromosome 2, ASM4963464v1, whole genome shotgun sequence, the following proteins share a genomic window:
- the LRRC24 gene encoding leucine-rich repeat-containing protein 24 isoform X1 yields the protein MPWTGSAGQAARPRSCSKMALRVPPLLLLGLLALGTNSCPATCRCYSMTVECGSLGLKEIPASIPPSTQTVFLQDNGITQIHQRELAGLPGLQYLYMPNNCISALEPGAFRSQQQLLELALNGNRIHLLHGSVFRGLEHLRVLYLAGNQITKLLDCTFCDLQRLQELHLQENSIESLEGQALAGLSSLALLDLSKNHLRTIGRAALRPLISLQVLRLTANPWRCDCALHWLGAWIKEEGQRLLSSLDKKIVCSEPPRLAYQSLLDISGNSLICIPPVVHVEPLEATARLGADLRVSCQASGYPQPLVSWRKAAQVRAGPAPASAKPPGGTAALSERGGGGERFDSDTGSGMLFLNNITVAHAGKYECEASNPGGTARVLFHLMVNLSRPPLPPPPHDYPAAGDVSREPLYDMESMDFNALSLATQTAIAVAISLLALVALLLLAMICHKHRKRKQATKEENILYVNDYSDGPSTFAQLEEYRDERGHEMFVIDRSKPLFATYKDPEGPAGAFPGLPEPLQDQATQTLEGEEEGEREANELFVSQGLAFQPQIAYEIHC from the exons CTGCTCTAAAATGGCCCTGCGCGtcccgcccctcctcctcctgggcctGCTGGCGCTCGGGACCAACAGCTGCCCCGCCACCTGCCGCTGCTACAGCATGACCGTGGAGTGCGGCTCCCTGGGCCTCAAGGAGATCCCAGCCAgcatccccccctccacccag ACCGTCTTCCTGCAGGACAACGGCATCACGCAGATCCACCAGCGGGAGCTGGCCGGGCTGCCGGGCCTGCAGTACCTCTACATGCCGAACAACTGCATCTCGGCGCTGGAGCCGGGCGCCTtccgcagccagcagcagctgctggagctggcccTCAACGGCAACCGCATCCACCTGCTCCACGGCAGCGTCTTCCGGGGCCTGGAGCACCTGCGCGTCCTCTACCTGGCCGGCAACCAGATCACCAAGCTGCTGGACTGCACCTTCTGCGAcctgcag aggctgcaggagctgcacctGCAGGAGAACAGCATCGAGTCGCTGGAGGGGCAGGCCCTGGCGGGACTCTCCTCCCTCGCCCTGCTCGACCTCAGCAAGAACCACCTGCGCACCATCGGCCGCGCCGCCCTGCGCCCCCTCATCAGCCTGCAGGTGCTGCGGCTGACAG CAAACCCATGGCGCTGCGATTGTGCCCTGCACTGGCTCGGCGCCTGGATCAAGGAGGAAGGGCAGCGTCTCCTGAGCTCGCTGGACAAGAAGATCGTGTGCTCGGAGCCCCCGCGCTTGGCCTACCAGAGCCTGCTGGACATCTCTGGGAACAGCCTGATCTGCATCCCGCCCGTGGTGCACGTGGAACCGCTGGAGGCGACGGCCCGGCTCGGGGCTGACCTGCGGGTCTCGTGCCAGGCCTCGGGCTATCCGCAGCCGCTGGTGAGCTGGCGGAAGGCAGCCCAGGTgcgggcggggccggccccgGCGAGCGCCAAGCCGCCGGGCGGCACAGCGGCGCTGAGCGAGCGTGGCGGCGGCGGGGAGCGGTTCGACTCGGACACGGGCAGCGGGATGCTCTTCCTCAACAACATCACGGTGGCCCACGCCGGCAAGTACGAGTGCGAGGCCTCCAACCCGGGCGGCACGGCCCGCGTGCTCTTCCACCTCATGGTCAACCTCTCCcggccgccgctgccgccgccgccgcacgACTACCCGGCCGCCGGGGACGTCAGCCGGGAGCCCCTCTACGACATGGAGAGCATGGACTTCAACGCCCTGAGCCTGGCCACGCAGACGGCCATCGCCGTGGCCATCTCGCTGCTGGCCCTCGTGGCCCTGCTCCTCCTCGCCATGATCTGCCACAAGCACCGCAAGCGGAAACAGGCCACGAAGGAGGAGAACATCCTGTACGTCAACGACTACTCGGACGGGCCCAGCACCTTCGCCCAGCTGGAGGAGTACCGCGACGAGCGGGGCCACGAGATGTTCGTCATCGACCGCTCCAAGCCGCTCTTCGCCACCTACAAGGACCCCGAGGGGCCGGCCGGGGCCTTCCCGGGGCTGCCGGAGCCGCTGCAGGACCAGGCCACGCAgaccctggagggggaggaggagggcgagCGGGAGGCCAACGAACTCTTTGTGAGTCAGGGACTGGCGTTCCAGCCGCAAATCGCCTACGAGATCCActgctga
- the LRRC24 gene encoding leucine-rich repeat-containing protein 24 isoform X2 — translation MALRVPPLLLLGLLALGTNSCPATCRCYSMTVECGSLGLKEIPASIPPSTQTVFLQDNGITQIHQRELAGLPGLQYLYMPNNCISALEPGAFRSQQQLLELALNGNRIHLLHGSVFRGLEHLRVLYLAGNQITKLLDCTFCDLQRLQELHLQENSIESLEGQALAGLSSLALLDLSKNHLRTIGRAALRPLISLQVLRLTANPWRCDCALHWLGAWIKEEGQRLLSSLDKKIVCSEPPRLAYQSLLDISGNSLICIPPVVHVEPLEATARLGADLRVSCQASGYPQPLVSWRKAAQVRAGPAPASAKPPGGTAALSERGGGGERFDSDTGSGMLFLNNITVAHAGKYECEASNPGGTARVLFHLMVNLSRPPLPPPPHDYPAAGDVSREPLYDMESMDFNALSLATQTAIAVAISLLALVALLLLAMICHKHRKRKQATKEENILYVNDYSDGPSTFAQLEEYRDERGHEMFVIDRSKPLFATYKDPEGPAGAFPGLPEPLQDQATQTLEGEEEGEREANELFVSQGLAFQPQIAYEIHC, via the exons ATGGCCCTGCGCGtcccgcccctcctcctcctgggcctGCTGGCGCTCGGGACCAACAGCTGCCCCGCCACCTGCCGCTGCTACAGCATGACCGTGGAGTGCGGCTCCCTGGGCCTCAAGGAGATCCCAGCCAgcatccccccctccacccag ACCGTCTTCCTGCAGGACAACGGCATCACGCAGATCCACCAGCGGGAGCTGGCCGGGCTGCCGGGCCTGCAGTACCTCTACATGCCGAACAACTGCATCTCGGCGCTGGAGCCGGGCGCCTtccgcagccagcagcagctgctggagctggcccTCAACGGCAACCGCATCCACCTGCTCCACGGCAGCGTCTTCCGGGGCCTGGAGCACCTGCGCGTCCTCTACCTGGCCGGCAACCAGATCACCAAGCTGCTGGACTGCACCTTCTGCGAcctgcag aggctgcaggagctgcacctGCAGGAGAACAGCATCGAGTCGCTGGAGGGGCAGGCCCTGGCGGGACTCTCCTCCCTCGCCCTGCTCGACCTCAGCAAGAACCACCTGCGCACCATCGGCCGCGCCGCCCTGCGCCCCCTCATCAGCCTGCAGGTGCTGCGGCTGACAG CAAACCCATGGCGCTGCGATTGTGCCCTGCACTGGCTCGGCGCCTGGATCAAGGAGGAAGGGCAGCGTCTCCTGAGCTCGCTGGACAAGAAGATCGTGTGCTCGGAGCCCCCGCGCTTGGCCTACCAGAGCCTGCTGGACATCTCTGGGAACAGCCTGATCTGCATCCCGCCCGTGGTGCACGTGGAACCGCTGGAGGCGACGGCCCGGCTCGGGGCTGACCTGCGGGTCTCGTGCCAGGCCTCGGGCTATCCGCAGCCGCTGGTGAGCTGGCGGAAGGCAGCCCAGGTgcgggcggggccggccccgGCGAGCGCCAAGCCGCCGGGCGGCACAGCGGCGCTGAGCGAGCGTGGCGGCGGCGGGGAGCGGTTCGACTCGGACACGGGCAGCGGGATGCTCTTCCTCAACAACATCACGGTGGCCCACGCCGGCAAGTACGAGTGCGAGGCCTCCAACCCGGGCGGCACGGCCCGCGTGCTCTTCCACCTCATGGTCAACCTCTCCcggccgccgctgccgccgccgccgcacgACTACCCGGCCGCCGGGGACGTCAGCCGGGAGCCCCTCTACGACATGGAGAGCATGGACTTCAACGCCCTGAGCCTGGCCACGCAGACGGCCATCGCCGTGGCCATCTCGCTGCTGGCCCTCGTGGCCCTGCTCCTCCTCGCCATGATCTGCCACAAGCACCGCAAGCGGAAACAGGCCACGAAGGAGGAGAACATCCTGTACGTCAACGACTACTCGGACGGGCCCAGCACCTTCGCCCAGCTGGAGGAGTACCGCGACGAGCGGGGCCACGAGATGTTCGTCATCGACCGCTCCAAGCCGCTCTTCGCCACCTACAAGGACCCCGAGGGGCCGGCCGGGGCCTTCCCGGGGCTGCCGGAGCCGCTGCAGGACCAGGCCACGCAgaccctggagggggaggaggagggcgagCGGGAGGCCAACGAACTCTTTGTGAGTCAGGGACTGGCGTTCCAGCCGCAAATCGCCTACGAGATCCActgctga